In Microbacterium esteraromaticum, the following proteins share a genomic window:
- a CDS encoding alkaline phosphatase family protein: MPLILPTSLDSTRNISGVAPQLLAALRGGSADLAPARSVVLVVVDGLGVVPLRAHAGHARTLSSAMTKKDVAGSVFPTTTAAALTTLLTGVAPGEHGLVGYRVRDPHGDTLVNLLSGWDDDGIDPLEWQQSPTVFEQAEAAGQPAFAVGIPAYRGSGFSRATLRGSRFHGARSPADRVELAWELADANDGAVVYCYLPEVDKAGHRHGIASADWVAALEDVDAALTRPVPDGVGVLVTADHGMIDVPHHRQLVLDASGGWHDGVRHIGGEPRMLHVYAEPDADQPGMLVRWRRDLEGSADVVSRTEAIDAGLFGPVTSDAVSQRIGDMLVVARGNVAFYDAEAEDQRGRGMIGQHGALTPEEWRVPFIRMGAFRR; the protein is encoded by the coding sequence ATGCCTCTCATCCTACCGACCAGCCTCGATTCGACGCGGAACATCAGCGGGGTGGCGCCTCAGCTGCTCGCAGCGCTGCGTGGCGGATCCGCGGACCTCGCCCCGGCACGATCCGTCGTCCTCGTGGTGGTGGACGGTCTCGGGGTCGTGCCCCTGCGGGCGCACGCCGGACATGCGCGCACCCTGTCGTCTGCGATGACGAAGAAGGATGTGGCCGGATCCGTCTTCCCGACGACGACGGCCGCCGCGCTCACGACTCTGCTCACCGGGGTCGCGCCGGGTGAGCACGGGCTGGTCGGGTACCGGGTACGGGATCCGCACGGCGACACACTCGTCAACTTGCTCTCCGGCTGGGACGACGACGGCATCGATCCGCTGGAGTGGCAGCAGAGCCCGACCGTGTTCGAACAGGCCGAGGCGGCCGGCCAACCCGCCTTCGCCGTCGGCATCCCGGCGTACAGGGGAAGCGGGTTCTCGCGTGCGACCCTGCGCGGGTCCCGGTTCCACGGGGCACGCAGCCCCGCCGACCGTGTCGAGCTGGCATGGGAGCTGGCCGACGCGAACGACGGCGCCGTCGTGTACTGCTATCTGCCCGAGGTCGACAAGGCGGGCCATCGTCATGGCATCGCCTCCGCCGACTGGGTCGCGGCGCTCGAGGACGTGGACGCCGCGCTGACCCGGCCGGTCCCCGATGGGGTGGGAGTGCTCGTCACCGCAGACCACGGGATGATCGACGTGCCGCACCACCGACAGCTTGTGCTCGACGCGTCGGGAGGGTGGCACGACGGCGTCCGGCACATCGGCGGGGAACCTCGCATGCTGCACGTCTATGCAGAGCCCGATGCGGATCAGCCCGGGATGCTCGTCCGATGGCGGCGCGACCTCGAGGGTTCGGCTGACGTGGTCAGCCGAACGGAGGCGATCGACGCGGGCCTGTTCGGCCCGGTGACATCGGATGCCGTGAGCCAGCGCATCGGGGACATGCTCGTCGTCGCGCGCGGGAACGTCGCCTTCTACGACGCGGAGGCAGAGGACCAGCGCGGGCGGGGAATGATCGGACAGCACGGCGCGCTGACTCCGGAGGAATGGCGAGTGCCATTCATCCGAATGGGAGCCTTCCGCCGCTGA